A window of Corallococcus macrosporus DSM 14697 contains these coding sequences:
- a CDS encoding NAD(P)/FAD-dependent oxidoreductase, with the protein MQTSEDLGREGSETPSSPAVTPVREHHRVLIIGGGTAGIAVAARLARAGQKGVAVLEPSQHHYYQPLWTLVGAGEARIEDTVRNEARLIPRGVKWVRDAATEIDPEAREVRTRGGLRLGYDFLVVAPGIQLDWDKVTGLREALKTPHVSSNYDVQLAPKTWRMLQGFKGGTALFTHPATPVKCAGAPQKIMYLAADHFRRTGVLERTSVVFGSGGKALFGVKPFAAVLEGVAQRYGITPRFQHDLVAVDGERREATFERPRDGQPERITLSYDVMHVTPPQSAPDFIKRSPLSWKEGPNAGWVKADKYTLQHPDHPNVFALGDASDLPTSRTGAAVRKQAPVLVANLLAAMKDQPLPARYDGYASCPLTTGYGRLLLAEFDYDGKPAPTLPFIDTFQERSDLWLLKKYGLPLFYWAFMMRGLA; encoded by the coding sequence ATGCAAACGAGCGAGGACCTCGGCCGCGAAGGTTCAGAGACGCCGTCCAGCCCGGCGGTGACGCCGGTGCGTGAACACCACCGGGTCCTCATCATCGGTGGCGGCACGGCCGGAATCGCGGTGGCCGCCCGGCTGGCCCGCGCCGGACAGAAGGGCGTCGCCGTCCTCGAGCCCTCCCAGCACCACTACTACCAGCCCCTGTGGACGCTGGTGGGCGCTGGAGAGGCCCGCATCGAGGACACCGTGCGCAACGAGGCGCGCCTCATCCCTCGCGGCGTGAAGTGGGTGCGCGACGCCGCCACCGAAATCGACCCGGAGGCCCGGGAGGTCCGCACCCGCGGCGGCCTGCGGCTGGGCTATGACTTCCTCGTCGTCGCCCCGGGCATCCAGCTCGACTGGGACAAGGTGACGGGCCTCCGCGAGGCCCTGAAGACGCCGCACGTCAGCAGCAACTACGACGTCCAGCTCGCGCCCAAGACGTGGCGGATGCTCCAGGGCTTCAAGGGTGGCACCGCGCTCTTCACCCACCCCGCCACGCCCGTGAAGTGCGCCGGGGCTCCGCAGAAAATCATGTACCTGGCCGCGGACCACTTCCGCCGCACCGGCGTGCTGGAGCGCACCAGCGTCGTCTTCGGCTCCGGCGGGAAGGCCCTCTTCGGCGTGAAGCCCTTCGCCGCCGTGCTGGAGGGCGTGGCGCAGCGCTACGGCATCACCCCCCGCTTCCAGCACGACCTCGTCGCGGTGGACGGCGAGCGGCGCGAGGCCACCTTCGAGCGCCCGCGCGACGGCCAGCCGGAGCGCATCACCCTGTCCTATGACGTGATGCACGTCACCCCGCCCCAGAGCGCGCCGGACTTCATCAAGCGCAGCCCCCTCTCCTGGAAGGAGGGACCGAACGCCGGCTGGGTGAAGGCGGACAAGTACACGCTCCAGCACCCGGACCATCCCAACGTCTTCGCGCTGGGCGACGCGTCAGACCTGCCCACCAGCCGCACGGGCGCCGCCGTGCGCAAGCAGGCGCCGGTGCTGGTGGCCAACCTCCTCGCAGCCATGAAGGACCAGCCGCTGCCCGCGCGCTATGACGGCTACGCGTCCTGTCCCCTCACCACCGGCTACGGACGGCTGCTGCTCGCCGAGTTCGACTACGACGGCAAGCCCGCGCCCACCCTCCCCTTCATCGACACCTTCCAGGAGCGGAGCGACCTGTGGCTGCTGAAGAAGTACGGGCTGCCGCTCTTCTATTGGGCGTTCATGATGCGGGGCCTCGCCTGA
- a CDS encoding sigma-54 interaction domain-containing protein, producing MPASRAPSHLVLPALEALAGPVLLVDDARKVAALTPALEALLGGTLRAGTPLAQVLVPREGPGPLDGLLKDGRETSAHLRVGGRVKAVRVRAVPLARGPRASGWALLVTPDALGEAASRAELFHGLWTQAPELQRVFRIVEKVARTESSVLVRGESGTGKEHIAHALHALSARARGPFRAINCAALPPNLLESELFGHVRGAFTGAVRDSPGHFRLADKGSLFLDEVAEMPPDLQAKMLRVLETRTVIPVGGRQPVPVDVRIIAATHRALRREVEAGRFRADLMYRLRVVPLFLPTLRERRADILPLAMRFLDELRQRGTRRVERFSPGARRRLEEHPWPGNVRELRNAMEYAYVIGEGPVVHEADLPPEFSEPRPATPEAPPSRDGSLEPARVREALAQAGGNRSEAARRLGVSRVTLWRRLRDLGLPPER from the coding sequence ATGCCCGCCTCTCGCGCCCCCTCCCACCTCGTCCTCCCCGCCCTGGAGGCCCTCGCCGGGCCCGTCCTCCTCGTGGATGACGCGCGGAAGGTGGCCGCGCTCACGCCCGCGCTCGAAGCCCTGCTCGGGGGCACGCTCCGCGCCGGGACGCCGCTGGCGCAGGTCCTGGTCCCCCGTGAAGGCCCAGGGCCCCTGGACGGCCTGCTGAAGGACGGGCGTGAAACCTCCGCCCACCTGCGCGTGGGTGGACGCGTGAAGGCCGTGCGCGTGCGCGCGGTGCCCCTGGCGCGCGGGCCCCGGGCGTCCGGGTGGGCCCTGCTCGTCACGCCGGACGCCCTGGGCGAGGCGGCCAGCCGCGCCGAGCTGTTCCACGGGCTGTGGACCCAGGCGCCCGAGCTCCAGCGCGTCTTCCGCATCGTCGAGAAGGTGGCCCGCACCGAGTCCAGCGTCCTGGTGCGCGGCGAGTCCGGCACCGGCAAGGAGCACATCGCGCACGCGCTGCACGCCCTGTCGGCGCGGGCGCGCGGCCCGTTCCGCGCCATCAACTGCGCGGCGCTGCCGCCCAACCTGCTGGAGAGCGAGCTGTTCGGCCACGTGCGCGGCGCCTTCACCGGCGCGGTGCGCGACAGCCCGGGGCACTTCCGGCTCGCGGACAAGGGCTCGCTGTTCCTCGACGAGGTGGCGGAGATGCCCCCGGACCTCCAGGCGAAGATGCTGCGCGTGCTGGAGACGCGCACCGTCATCCCCGTGGGAGGCCGTCAGCCCGTGCCCGTGGACGTGCGCATCATCGCCGCCACGCACCGGGCGCTGCGGCGCGAGGTGGAGGCGGGCCGCTTCCGCGCGGACCTGATGTACCGCCTGCGCGTGGTGCCCCTCTTCCTGCCCACGCTGCGTGAGCGCCGGGCCGACATCCTCCCGCTGGCCATGCGGTTCCTGGACGAACTGCGCCAGCGAGGCACCCGCCGCGTGGAGCGCTTCTCGCCCGGCGCCCGCCGGCGGCTGGAGGAGCACCCCTGGCCCGGCAACGTGCGCGAGCTGCGCAACGCCATGGAGTACGCCTACGTCATCGGCGAGGGGCCGGTGGTCCACGAGGCCGACCTGCCGCCGGAGTTCTCCGAGCCGCGCCCCGCCACGCCCGAGGCGCCGCCGTCCCGGGACGGCTCGCTGGAGCCAGCGCGGG